A genomic window from Flavobacterium hankyongi includes:
- a CDS encoding glycoside hydrolase family 28 protein yields the protein MNKNFISAFTYLLLFLSLQFKSFGQNEAFDLQNGWKQLKTVEKEIIYPQFQNKDYSILDFGAQAIENYNNSEAFRKTIETCSKNGGGRVIVPKGKFLTGPIHLENNVNLHLEEGSEILFSTNPDDYYPLVHTSFEGLELMNYSPLIYAFNKKNIAVTGKGVLNGQADKNNWWPWKGSNSENIDFGYKVGGPSQQDESNLPQLMLMAENNTPVDERVFGKNHYLRPNFIEPFECENILIQGIKIINAPFWIIHPVKSKNITIDGVHIESHGPNNDGCDPEYSKNVLIKNCIFNTGDDCIAIKAGRDSEGRRIAIKSENIIVRDCKMIDGHGGVVIGSEMSAGVSNVFVVNCIMDSPNLDRAIRIKTNTKRGGTVDGLYVRNLKVGKVKESVLRINMNYSVYGNQTGNFIPEVKNIYLQNITVEDGGKYAIYADGLEKSKIKNVVLNNVKIKKVKEPFSITHIENLKITNSKINNQKIEHY from the coding sequence ATGAATAAAAATTTTATTTCTGCTTTTACTTACTTACTACTTTTTTTATCTCTTCAATTCAAATCATTTGGACAGAATGAAGCATTCGATTTGCAAAATGGCTGGAAACAATTAAAAACTGTGGAAAAAGAAATAATTTATCCGCAATTTCAAAATAAAGACTATTCTATACTTGATTTTGGTGCGCAAGCAATTGAAAATTACAATAATTCTGAAGCATTTAGAAAAACAATTGAAACATGCTCAAAAAATGGAGGTGGTAGAGTTATTGTTCCAAAAGGGAAATTTCTAACAGGGCCAATTCATTTAGAAAACAATGTTAATCTGCATCTTGAAGAAGGATCTGAGATCTTGTTTAGCACAAATCCAGATGATTATTATCCACTTGTTCATACTTCATTTGAAGGATTAGAATTAATGAACTATTCACCACTAATTTATGCTTTTAATAAAAAAAACATTGCTGTAACTGGAAAAGGAGTTCTGAATGGTCAAGCAGATAAAAATAATTGGTGGCCATGGAAAGGAAGTAATTCAGAGAATATCGATTTTGGATATAAAGTAGGTGGCCCATCACAACAAGACGAATCAAATCTCCCTCAATTAATGTTAATGGCAGAAAACAACACTCCTGTTGACGAAAGAGTCTTTGGAAAAAATCATTACTTAAGACCAAATTTTATTGAGCCTTTTGAGTGTGAAAACATATTAATTCAAGGAATAAAAATAATTAATGCCCCTTTTTGGATAATCCATCCTGTAAAAAGCAAAAATATAACTATAGATGGTGTACATATAGAAAGTCATGGACCAAATAATGATGGTTGTGATCCTGAATACTCTAAAAATGTATTGATCAAAAACTGCATTTTTAATACTGGAGATGATTGTATAGCAATTAAAGCCGGAAGAGATAGTGAAGGCAGAAGAATAGCCATAAAAAGTGAAAACATTATTGTACGAGACTGTAAAATGATAGATGGTCATGGTGGAGTCGTAATTGGAAGTGAAATGTCAGCTGGTGTATCTAATGTTTTTGTTGTGAACTGCATAATGGATAGTCCTAATCTTGATAGAGCAATTAGAATCAAAACCAATACCAAAAGAGGTGGAACAGTAGATGGATTGTATGTACGAAACCTAAAAGTTGGAAAAGTAAAGGAGTCTGTATTGAGAATAAACATGAATTACTCTGTTTATGGAAATCAAACAGGAAATTTTATACCAGAGGTTAAGAATATTTACTTACAGAACATAACTGTAGAAGACGGTGGCAAATATGCAATCTATGCAGATGGTCTTGAAAAATCAAAAATAAAAAATGTAGTACTAAATAATGTAAAAATTAAAAAAGTAAAAGAACCTTTTTC
- a CDS encoding LacI family DNA-binding transcriptional regulator, with product MEQKNTIYDIAKALNITAATVSRALNNNPKISENTRKLVLETAAKMNYKQNKLAKSLRNGKSFNVGVIVPRIDSNFFASVIRGVEDELHPEGYHVIICQTHEDEKREIDNITTLLNAQVDGILMSISKMSEENEPIIKRVVKNNVPFIFFDRKKSIDGVSSVTIDDFEGGYLATKNLIEQGCTKIAHLCGDQSLEIYQNRLKGYKQALLDNGLKYNQDYVIQTKSNLDAGKNAVVQLLALNEVPDAIFSSSDFAALGAIQELKERGVKIPDEFCVFGFGNEPFTRYLELSISSVDQSPLEMGKMAAKVFMEQINNTDNIKIEKKVVLKPELQIRQSSTRSN from the coding sequence ATGGAGCAAAAAAACACCATTTATGATATTGCTAAAGCTCTAAATATTACTGCGGCAACAGTATCAAGAGCATTAAACAATAATCCTAAGATTAGTGAGAATACACGAAAGTTAGTATTGGAGACAGCAGCAAAAATGAATTACAAGCAAAATAAGCTTGCAAAATCATTGCGCAATGGTAAAAGCTTTAATGTAGGCGTTATTGTTCCAAGAATAGATAGTAATTTTTTTGCCTCTGTTATTCGCGGTGTTGAAGACGAGTTGCACCCTGAAGGATATCATGTTATTATATGTCAAACGCATGAAGACGAAAAGAGGGAAATAGATAATATTACAACATTATTAAATGCTCAAGTCGATGGAATTTTAATGTCAATTTCCAAAATGTCAGAAGAGAATGAGCCTATAATAAAGAGAGTTGTTAAAAATAATGTACCGTTCATATTTTTTGATAGAAAAAAGAGTATTGATGGAGTGAGTTCTGTAACTATTGATGATTTTGAAGGTGGCTATTTAGCAACAAAAAATCTTATTGAACAAGGGTGTACTAAAATAGCTCATTTGTGTGGTGACCAATCTTTAGAAATTTATCAAAATCGTTTAAAAGGTTATAAGCAAGCCTTACTTGACAATGGTTTAAAATACAATCAAGACTACGTGATACAAACCAAGAGTAATCTGGATGCAGGTAAAAATGCTGTGGTTCAATTACTTGCATTAAATGAAGTGCCAGATGCTATTTTTTCTTCCAGTGATTTTGCTGCTTTGGGCGCTATTCAAGAGTTAAAAGAACGAGGGGTAAAAATACCTGATGAATTTTGTGTTTTTGGTTTTGGTAATGAGCCTTTTACAAGATATCTTGAATTATCAATCTCTTCTGTAGATCAGTCGCCTTTAGAGATGGGTAAAATGGCAGCTAAAGTTTTTATGGAACAAATCAACAATACAGATAATATTAAGATTGAAAAAAAAGTTGTTTTAAAACCTGAATTACAAATAAGACAATCTTCAACTAGGAGTAATTAA
- a CDS encoding UxaA family hydrolase, with the protein MQKELIKVNATDNIAVALIDLKAGSTIYFEGEEINVLEDVKAKHKIALQNFEIGDRIIMYGVLIGKASAKIEKGGLLSTLNVKHESDKVTGKTETIDWNIPNIEKWKNRHFMGYHREDGQVGTENVWLFFPLVFCENRNIEILKDIFEKELMKPKENDYQLLLRSLVNSEKGNSNSLDKTSDDSLFNNVEVRFITHQGGCGGIRQDSHSLAKLLAGYVNNPNVAGATVLSLGCQNLQIQIFKDALNEINPNLNKPVLIYDQQQIGTIEEMLSRVVKDSFEAIKKANQLKREPAPLSKLKIGLECGGSDGFSGISANPTLGVISDLVAALGGVTILSEFPELCGVEQELVNRCVEEESGKRFLELMKWYEKTVIDAGSGFDMNPSPGNIKDGLITDAMKSAGAAKKGGTSPIVGVSDYGEYISKPGLHLLCTPGNDVECTTAMVGSGANMVLFTTGLGTPTGNPIAPVVKISSNSTLASKMSDIIDIDTGGIITGEKSIDEMADEMLEFIINVASGEIKTKAAILNQNDFIPWKRGVSL; encoded by the coding sequence ATGCAAAAGGAATTAATAAAAGTAAATGCTACAGATAACATTGCTGTGGCTTTAATTGATCTTAAAGCAGGAAGTACCATCTATTTTGAGGGAGAAGAGATAAACGTTTTAGAAGATGTAAAAGCAAAACATAAAATAGCATTACAAAACTTCGAAATAGGAGACAGAATCATAATGTACGGAGTGCTCATAGGAAAAGCGAGTGCAAAAATTGAAAAAGGAGGTTTACTCTCTACATTAAATGTAAAACACGAGAGCGATAAAGTAACTGGTAAAACAGAAACTATAGACTGGAACATACCCAATATAGAAAAATGGAAAAATCGCCATTTTATGGGTTATCATAGAGAAGATGGACAAGTAGGAACTGAAAATGTATGGCTATTTTTCCCTCTGGTTTTTTGTGAAAATAGAAATATTGAAATATTGAAGGATATTTTCGAAAAAGAGTTAATGAAGCCAAAAGAAAATGATTACCAACTATTACTAAGATCCCTTGTAAACTCAGAAAAAGGAAATTCAAATTCATTAGATAAAACAAGTGATGATTCGCTCTTCAATAACGTTGAAGTGAGATTCATTACACATCAAGGAGGCTGTGGAGGTATTCGTCAAGATTCACATAGTCTAGCAAAACTTTTGGCTGGTTATGTAAACAATCCTAATGTAGCTGGCGCTACCGTATTAAGTTTAGGATGTCAAAATTTACAAATTCAAATTTTTAAAGACGCTTTAAATGAAATAAATCCTAACCTAAATAAACCTGTATTGATATACGATCAGCAGCAAATAGGTACTATCGAAGAAATGTTGAGTCGTGTGGTAAAAGATTCCTTTGAAGCAATAAAAAAGGCAAATCAATTAAAAAGAGAACCTGCTCCACTTTCTAAACTAAAAATTGGTTTAGAATGTGGTGGATCAGATGGTTTTTCAGGTATTTCAGCTAATCCAACACTAGGGGTTATTTCTGATTTAGTAGCAGCACTAGGTGGTGTTACAATACTATCAGAATTTCCTGAACTATGTGGTGTAGAACAAGAACTGGTAAACAGATGTGTGGAAGAAGAATCAGGCAAACGTTTCCTTGAATTAATGAAATGGTACGAAAAAACGGTCATAGATGCGGGATCAGGATTCGATATGAATCCATCGCCAGGTAACATTAAAGATGGACTGATCACTGATGCTATGAAATCAGCTGGTGCTGCAAAAAAAGGAGGGACCTCTCCTATTGTTGGTGTTTCCGACTATGGAGAATATATTTCAAAACCAGGATTGCACTTACTTTGCACACCAGGTAATGATGTTGAATGTACCACCGCAATGGTTGGTTCTGGAGCAAACATGGTTTTATTTACAACTGGTTTAGGAACACCTACTGGAAATCCCATTGCACCCGTCGTAAAAATTTCCTCTAATTCTACATTAGCCAGCAAAATGTCAGATATCATTGATATCGATACTGGTGGAATTATAACGGGTGAAAAATCAATAGACGAAATGGCAGATGAAATGCTAGAATTTATTATAAATGTGGCAAGTGGTGAAATTAAAACTAAAGCTGCTATTTTAAATCAGAATGATTTCATTCCTTGGAAAAGAGGAGTTTCATTATAA
- a CDS encoding tagaturonate reductase — MKQLNRINTGFTQLNPIKVLQFGEGNFLRAFVDFAFQELNDKINFNAGIAVVQPIETGMINILNDQDGLYTLFLKGLSKGKEIQEKKLITNLVKGINPYTQYSDYLDLAKEPELSFIISNTTESGIAYDANDKLDSQPPSSFPAKLTVFLYERFKHFKGDPNKGLTIIPCELINNNATTLKEIILTYCQDWKLEENFSKWILEHNSFHNTLVDRIVPGYPRAEIEMYNQQLDYTDNLIVTAESFFLWVIEGGEDLKNKLPFHKTNLDVKIVDDMQPYRTRKVRILNGAHTAMVPFSIMYGSKTVKEAIDDSFIGEMVNQIMFNEINETIAMDKAELNSYAEEVLDRFRNPFIKHNLSSIALNSISKFKVRVLPSLTGFIEKYNQLPVYLTFSFAALIRFYQGEWKNEKLPVDDNTEIVDFFNQLWKSNNLNEVVNKTLSNLDFWETDLREINGLSEALVIALQEIEENGIEKGFLNFKSKIS, encoded by the coding sequence ATGAAACAGTTAAACAGAATAAATACGGGATTTACACAACTAAATCCAATAAAAGTACTACAGTTTGGCGAAGGAAATTTCCTTAGAGCATTTGTTGACTTTGCTTTTCAAGAACTTAATGATAAGATCAATTTTAATGCTGGAATTGCTGTTGTTCAACCTATCGAAACAGGCATGATAAACATACTCAACGATCAAGATGGGCTATATACACTTTTTCTTAAAGGTCTTAGCAAAGGGAAAGAAATACAAGAAAAAAAATTAATCACAAACTTGGTCAAAGGAATTAATCCTTACACGCAGTATAGTGACTATCTTGATTTAGCAAAAGAGCCTGAATTATCATTTATTATTTCAAACACAACCGAATCAGGAATAGCTTATGATGCTAATGACAAACTAGATAGCCAACCTCCTTCCTCATTTCCTGCCAAATTAACGGTTTTCCTTTATGAGCGATTTAAGCATTTTAAGGGTGATCCTAATAAGGGTCTAACCATTATTCCTTGCGAATTAATAAACAATAATGCAACTACTTTAAAAGAAATTATACTCACCTATTGCCAAGATTGGAAACTAGAAGAAAATTTCAGTAAATGGATTTTAGAACACAATTCGTTCCATAATACCTTAGTGGATCGTATTGTTCCAGGCTATCCAAGAGCTGAAATTGAAATGTATAACCAACAATTAGATTATACCGACAATCTAATCGTTACCGCAGAAAGTTTCTTTTTATGGGTCATTGAAGGTGGAGAAGATTTAAAAAATAAACTTCCATTTCATAAAACAAATCTTGACGTGAAAATCGTTGACGATATGCAACCTTACAGAACTAGAAAAGTTCGCATTTTAAATGGAGCACATACAGCAATGGTTCCTTTTTCGATCATGTATGGCAGTAAGACAGTGAAAGAAGCAATAGATGATTCATTTATTGGCGAAATGGTCAATCAAATAATGTTTAATGAAATTAATGAAACCATAGCAATGGATAAAGCAGAATTAAATAGTTATGCAGAAGAAGTGCTAGATCGTTTTAGAAATCCTTTTATTAAACACAATCTTTCCTCTATTGCTCTTAATTCTATTTCAAAATTTAAAGTGAGAGTATTACCAAGTTTAACAGGTTTTATTGAAAAATACAATCAGTTGCCAGTTTACTTAACTTTCTCTTTTGCCGCTTTGATTCGATTTTATCAAGGGGAATGGAAAAATGAAAAATTGCCAGTAGATGATAATACTGAAATAGTTGACTTTTTTAATCAACTATGGAAATCAAATAACCTAAATGAAGTAGTCAATAAAACACTTTCCAATTTAGACTTTTGGGAAACTGATTTAAGAGAAATTAATGGCTTAAGTGAAGCTTTGGTTATTGCTTTACAAGAAATAGAAGAAAATGGAATTGAAAAAGGATTTCTGAACTTTAAATCTAAAATAAGTTAG
- a CDS encoding bifunctional 4-hydroxy-2-oxoglutarate aldolase/2-dehydro-3-deoxy-phosphogluconate aldolase: protein MAKYSRIEVALEMKKIGMIPLFYTSNAELGKKTLKACYDGGARIIEFTSRGDFAFEVFNELNKYALAELPGMMLGVGSITDGAAASLYLQMGANFIVTPVLREDIAIICNRRKVLWAPGCGSLTEIAKAEELGCEIVKLFPGDIYGPQFIKAIKGPCPWTSIMPTGGVSTDKENLKKWFEAGATCVGIGSQLISDEILKTQDFKKLENIIKNTLETIHSIRVQNS from the coding sequence ATGGCAAAATATAGCAGAATAGAAGTTGCTTTAGAAATGAAAAAAATAGGGATGATCCCTCTATTTTACACTTCAAATGCTGAGTTAGGTAAAAAAACACTTAAAGCTTGCTACGATGGCGGTGCTAGAATAATCGAATTCACCAGTAGAGGTGATTTTGCATTCGAGGTTTTTAATGAATTAAATAAATATGCATTGGCTGAATTACCGGGTATGATGTTAGGAGTTGGATCAATTACCGATGGTGCTGCTGCCTCACTTTATCTTCAAATGGGAGCCAACTTTATAGTCACACCTGTCTTAAGAGAAGATATAGCTATTATTTGTAACCGCCGAAAGGTACTTTGGGCTCCTGGATGTGGATCACTTACAGAGATTGCTAAAGCTGAAGAATTAGGTTGCGAAATCGTAAAACTATTCCCAGGAGATATTTATGGCCCTCAATTTATAAAAGCAATCAAAGGACCTTGCCCTTGGACAAGCATCATGCCTACTGGAGGCGTTTCAACAGACAAAGAAAATTTAAAAAAATGGTTTGAGGCTGGGGCTACTTGTGTAGGCATTGGCTCTCAATTAATTTCTGATGAAATCTTAAAAACACAAGACTTCAAAAAGCTAGAAAACATAATAAAAAACACACTTGAAACTATACATTCAATTAGAGTACAAAATAGTTAA
- a CDS encoding LacI family DNA-binding transcriptional regulator, protein MITLKKIAHVTGYSVSTISKALNGRNDISEEAKKTILDFAKKNQYVPNKNAIALRRCKSNNIAVILPQINHKFYSEALSNMQRIASKKGYRIMLFQSFEERAKEIECLNEVKDGSVDGVIILSVNENQNFINTYRMLHSIPVQFIQISENQPLTILNENCISDFKNLLKKIN, encoded by the coding sequence ATGATCACATTAAAAAAAATAGCACATGTAACTGGTTATTCCGTGTCTACGATATCAAAGGCATTGAATGGAAGGAATGATATTAGTGAGGAAGCAAAAAAAACAATTCTTGATTTTGCAAAAAAAAATCAATATGTACCTAATAAAAATGCTATAGCATTAAGAAGATGTAAATCAAATAATATCGCGGTTATATTACCCCAAATCAATCATAAATTTTATAGTGAAGCATTATCAAACATGCAAAGAATTGCATCTAAGAAAGGTTATAGAATTATGCTCTTTCAATCTTTTGAAGAGAGAGCCAAAGAAATTGAATGTTTGAATGAAGTGAAAGATGGAAGTGTAGACGGAGTTATTATTCTGTCTGTAAATGAAAATCAAAATTTTATCAATACTTACCGAATGTTACATTCAATTCCAGTGCAATTTATACAAATATCAGAAAATCAGCCATTAACTATTTTGAATGAAAACTGCATTTCTGATTTTAAAAATTTATTAAAAAAAATTAACTAA